The Streptomyces cynarae genome contains a region encoding:
- a CDS encoding class I SAM-dependent methyltransferase — protein sequence MPAHTNDPYWNHNVHYHPAVLAAVPDDCGTALDVGCGDGLLARKLASRAGSVTGVDRSPDMILLARRDVPPNVTFLEADYLDDASLPEGGYDFVSAVAVVHHAAFEAAVGRLVRLTAPGGRLMIVGLAYNRTSLDWVISGCGVPASRLHALLRGGKRGPVGMPIEDSTMHWGQVRKTARQLLPGCRFRRRLLWRYTLIWDKPQEGDS from the coding sequence GTGCCGGCGCACACGAACGACCCGTACTGGAACCACAACGTCCACTACCACCCGGCGGTCCTCGCCGCAGTCCCCGACGACTGCGGCACGGCTCTGGACGTGGGCTGCGGCGACGGGCTGCTCGCCCGGAAGCTCGCGTCGAGGGCGGGGTCCGTCACGGGCGTGGACCGCTCGCCGGACATGATCCTGCTGGCGCGCCGGGACGTGCCCCCGAACGTCACGTTCCTCGAAGCGGACTACCTCGATGACGCCTCGCTGCCGGAAGGCGGGTACGACTTCGTCAGCGCGGTCGCCGTCGTCCACCACGCGGCCTTCGAGGCGGCGGTGGGGCGTCTGGTGCGGCTCACGGCGCCCGGCGGCCGACTGATGATCGTCGGGCTGGCCTACAACCGGACGTCCCTGGACTGGGTGATCAGTGGCTGCGGCGTGCCGGCGAGCCGGCTTCACGCGCTGTTGCGCGGAGGCAAGCGCGGCCCGGTCGGCATGCCGATCGAGGACTCGACCATGCACTGGGGCCAGGTCCGGAAGACTGCCCGGCAACTGCTGCCCGGTTGCCGCTTCCGACGCCGGCTCCTGTGGCGATACACGCTGATCTGGGACAAACCACAAGAAGGCGATTCCTGA
- a CDS encoding mycoredoxin: MSGTVTMYSTSWCGYCRRLKSQLDREGIAYDEINIEQDPESAAFVEKANGGNQTVPTVLFPDGTTLTNPSLAQVKQKVGA, from the coding sequence ATGTCGGGCACTGTGACGATGTACAGCACCTCGTGGTGCGGCTACTGCCGTCGGCTGAAGAGCCAGCTGGACCGTGAGGGCATCGCGTACGACGAGATCAACATCGAGCAGGACCCGGAGTCGGCCGCGTTCGTGGAGAAGGCGAATGGCGGAAACCAGACGGTCCCGACCGTGCTGTTCCCGGACGGCACGACGCTGACCAACCCGTCGCTGGCGCAGGTCAAGCAGAAGGTCGGCGCATAA
- a CDS encoding ATP-dependent DNA helicase UvrD2 gives MTAARHSTLFSGIPGSSPYSAPPSGADAVLEGLDPEQREVATALHGPVCVLAGAGTGKTRAITHRIAYGVRAGILQPSSVLAVTFTNRAAGEMRGRLRQLGAAGVQARTFHSAALRQLQYFWPKAIGGRLPKIVDRKVQIVADAAAACRIRLDRNELRDVTAEIEWSKVTQTVPADYAAAAAKTGREAPRDPAEIAQLYAAYEDLKRERGVIDFEDVLLLTVGILQDRHDIAEEVRAQYQHFVVDEYQDVSPLQQRLLELWLGDRDNLCVVGDASQTIYSFTGATPDHLLDFRIRHPGATVVKLVRDYRSTPQVVHLANGLLAQARGRAAEHRLELVSQRDPGPEPVYTEYADEPAEAEGAAHRIRDLLADGVPASEIAILFRTNSQSEIYEQALADAGVPYQLRGAERFFDRPEVRKAGVALRGAARFGANDSLLDDVVDLPSQVRAVLAGEGWTSVPPAGSGAVRERWESLAALVNLAQDFAAAKPDATLGDLVAELDERANAQHAPTVQGVTLASLHSAKGLEWDAVFVVGVAEGMMPITYARTDEQIEEERRLLYVGVTRARERLHVSWSLSRSPGGRPVRRPSRFLDGLRPGSSATTGRTSTGGTGGIERGVSAFSAAATALTPRRTSRTPARCRVCGRTLSDAGEMKLMRCDDCPSDMDEGLYERLREWRAVQAQRSGQPAFCVFTDRTLIAIAEAVPADERELARVPGVGARKLGRYGADVLAICAGRDVGEQDNGD, from the coding sequence GTGACAGCAGCAAGGCATTCCACCCTCTTCTCCGGGATTCCCGGCAGTTCCCCGTACTCGGCTCCGCCGAGCGGGGCCGACGCCGTGCTCGAGGGGCTCGACCCCGAGCAGCGCGAGGTGGCGACCGCCCTGCACGGCCCGGTGTGCGTGCTGGCCGGTGCCGGTACCGGCAAGACGCGGGCCATCACCCACCGCATCGCCTACGGAGTCCGGGCCGGCATCCTCCAGCCCTCCAGCGTGCTCGCTGTCACGTTCACCAACCGTGCCGCGGGCGAGATGCGCGGGCGTCTCCGCCAGCTCGGTGCCGCCGGTGTCCAGGCCCGCACCTTCCACTCCGCCGCCCTGCGCCAGCTCCAGTACTTCTGGCCGAAAGCGATCGGCGGCAGGCTCCCGAAGATCGTCGACCGCAAGGTCCAGATCGTCGCGGACGCGGCCGCCGCCTGTCGCATCCGCCTCGACCGCAACGAGCTACGGGACGTGACGGCCGAGATCGAATGGTCCAAGGTCACCCAGACCGTCCCCGCCGACTACGCCGCCGCGGCCGCCAAGACCGGCCGCGAAGCGCCCCGCGACCCCGCCGAGATCGCCCAGCTCTACGCCGCCTACGAAGACCTCAAGCGAGAGCGCGGCGTCATCGACTTCGAGGACGTCCTCCTCCTCACCGTCGGCATCCTCCAGGACCGGCACGACATCGCGGAGGAGGTCCGTGCCCAGTACCAGCACTTCGTCGTCGACGAGTACCAGGACGTGAGCCCCCTGCAGCAGCGTCTGCTGGAGTTGTGGCTCGGTGACCGCGACAACCTGTGCGTGGTCGGCGACGCCAGCCAGACGATCTACTCCTTCACCGGCGCCACGCCCGACCACCTGCTCGACTTCCGTATCCGCCACCCAGGAGCCACGGTCGTCAAGCTGGTCCGGGACTACCGCTCCACCCCGCAGGTCGTCCATCTCGCCAACGGCCTGCTCGCCCAGGCCCGGGGCCGCGCCGCCGAGCACCGCCTCGAACTGGTCTCGCAGCGCGACCCCGGCCCCGAACCCGTCTACACCGAGTACGCCGACGAGCCCGCCGAGGCGGAGGGTGCCGCCCACCGCATCCGCGACCTGCTCGCCGACGGTGTGCCCGCGTCCGAGATCGCCATCCTGTTCCGCACCAACTCCCAGTCCGAGATCTACGAACAAGCCCTCGCGGACGCCGGAGTGCCCTATCAGCTCCGCGGCGCCGAACGGTTCTTCGACCGCCCCGAGGTGCGCAAGGCAGGCGTCGCCCTGCGCGGCGCCGCCCGCTTCGGCGCGAACGACTCCCTCCTCGACGACGTCGTCGACCTGCCCTCCCAGGTGCGTGCCGTCCTTGCGGGCGAAGGGTGGACTTCCGTGCCGCCCGCGGGCTCCGGAGCCGTCAGAGAGCGGTGGGAGTCGCTGGCCGCGCTCGTGAATCTGGCCCAGGACTTCGCCGCGGCCAAACCCGACGCCACCCTCGGCGACCTGGTGGCGGAACTCGACGAGCGGGCGAACGCCCAGCACGCCCCGACCGTGCAGGGCGTCACCCTCGCCTCCCTGCACTCCGCCAAGGGGCTGGAGTGGGACGCCGTCTTCGTCGTCGGAGTCGCCGAGGGCATGATGCCCATCACCTACGCGAGGACCGACGAGCAGATCGAGGAGGAGCGCCGCCTCCTCTACGTCGGCGTCACCCGGGCGAGGGAACGCCTGCACGTCTCCTGGTCCCTGTCCCGCTCACCGGGTGGCCGCCCGGTCCGACGGCCGAGCCGCTTCCTCGACGGACTGCGTCCCGGCTCCTCCGCCACCACCGGCCGTACCTCCACCGGGGGCACCGGAGGCATCGAACGGGGCGTCAGCGCCTTCAGCGCGGCCGCCACTGCCCTCACCCCGCGCCGTACCAGCAGAACTCCGGCCCGCTGCCGGGTCTGCGGGCGCACGCTGTCCGACGCGGGGGAGATGAAGCTGATGCGCTGTGACGACTGCCCCTCCGACATGGACGAGGGCCTGTACGAACGGCTGCGTGAGTGGCGGGCGGTGCAGGCGCAGCGCAGTGGGCAGCCCGCTTTCTGCGTCTTCACCGACCGAACGCTGATCGCGATCGCCGAGGCCGTGCCCGCCGATGAACGTGAACTGGCCCGCGTCCCGGGGGTCGGAGCGCGCAAACTGGGCCGCTACGGAGCCGATGTTCTGGCCATCTGCGCAGGTCGCGATGTCGGGGAACAGGACAACGGTGACTGA
- a CDS encoding WhiB family transcriptional regulator: protein MQLEAHAPSVPPSETIPPPGLTEDSTLTPLTALTALDDAIENLGVPVPCRSYDPEVFFAESPADVEYAKSLCRTCPLIEACLAGAKERREPWGVWGGELFVQGVVVARKRPRGRPRKNPVTA from the coding sequence GTGCAACTCGAAGCGCACGCCCCGTCCGTACCGCCTTCCGAAACGATCCCCCCGCCCGGCCTCACGGAGGACTCCACCTTGACCCCGCTCACCGCGCTGACCGCGCTCGACGACGCCATCGAGAACCTCGGCGTACCCGTCCCGTGCCGCTCGTACGACCCCGAGGTCTTCTTCGCCGAGTCGCCGGCCGACGTCGAGTACGCCAAGTCTCTCTGCCGTACCTGCCCGCTGATCGAGGCCTGCCTCGCCGGCGCCAAGGAGCGGCGTGAGCCCTGGGGCGTCTGGGGTGGCGAGCTCTTCGTCCAGGGTGTCGTCGTCGCCCGGAAGCGGCCGCGTGGCCGCCCGCGCAAGAACCCGGTCACGGCATGA
- a CDS encoding ABC1 kinase family protein, giving the protein MSDLPRKAVTRTAKLAALPLGFAGRATWGLGKRIVGESAEMVGRELQQRTAEQLFKVLGELKGGAMKFGQALSVFESALPEEVAGPYRAALTKLQEAAPPMPTRTVRGVLEERLGADWQELFLEFEDKPSAAASIGQVHRGVWHDGREVAVKVQYPGAGDALLSDLNQLSRFARLLGPLIPGMDIKPLIAELRDRVSEELDYGLEAQAQRAHAEEFAGDPDVTVPAVVHQCEQVLVTEWIDGIPLSEVISDGTPEQRNRAGQLLARFLFSGPARTGLLHADPHPGNFRLLPGPRRGDGEDGWRLGVLDFGTVDRLPGGLPTPIGHSLRMTLEGDAQSVYELLCEEGFVKESIALDPAAVLDYLLPIIEPAQADEFTFTRGWMRSQAARIADPRSPAHQLGKQLNLPPAYLLIHRVTLSTIGVLCQLGATVRLRDELEEWLPGFLPEEATEEEPAAEA; this is encoded by the coding sequence ATGTCTGATCTTCCCCGGAAGGCGGTCACCCGGACTGCCAAGCTCGCCGCACTCCCGCTCGGCTTCGCCGGGCGGGCGACCTGGGGGCTCGGCAAACGGATCGTCGGCGAGTCCGCGGAGATGGTCGGCCGCGAACTCCAACAGCGCACAGCCGAACAACTGTTCAAGGTGCTGGGTGAGCTCAAGGGCGGCGCCATGAAGTTCGGGCAGGCCCTGTCCGTCTTCGAGTCGGCGCTCCCCGAAGAGGTCGCCGGCCCCTACCGCGCGGCCCTCACCAAGCTTCAGGAGGCGGCCCCGCCGATGCCGACCCGCACGGTGCGCGGGGTGCTCGAGGAGAGGCTCGGCGCGGACTGGCAGGAGCTGTTCCTGGAATTCGAGGACAAGCCGTCGGCGGCGGCCTCGATCGGGCAGGTGCACCGCGGGGTGTGGCACGACGGCCGTGAGGTCGCGGTCAAGGTCCAGTACCCGGGCGCGGGCGACGCCCTGCTCTCCGACCTGAACCAACTCAGCCGTTTCGCCCGTCTGCTGGGCCCTCTGATCCCGGGCATGGACATCAAGCCGCTGATCGCGGAGCTGCGCGACCGGGTTTCGGAGGAGCTGGACTACGGGCTGGAGGCGCAGGCACAGCGGGCCCACGCGGAAGAGTTCGCGGGCGACCCCGACGTCACGGTGCCGGCGGTGGTGCACCAGTGCGAGCAGGTCCTGGTGACCGAGTGGATCGACGGCATACCGCTGTCCGAGGTGATCTCCGACGGCACCCCGGAGCAGCGGAACCGCGCCGGGCAGCTGCTGGCCCGCTTCCTCTTCTCCGGCCCGGCCCGTACGGGCCTGCTCCACGCGGACCCGCATCCGGGCAACTTCCGTCTCCTGCCCGGCCCCCGCCGCGGTGACGGGGAGGACGGCTGGCGCCTCGGCGTCCTCGACTTCGGCACGGTCGACCGCCTGCCGGGCGGCCTGCCCACCCCGATCGGGCACTCCCTGCGCATGACCCTGGAAGGCGACGCCCAGTCGGTCTACGAACTGCTCTGCGAGGAGGGCTTCGTCAAGGAGTCCATCGCACTCGACCCCGCCGCGGTCCTCGACTACCTCCTCCCGATCATCGAACCGGCGCAGGCGGACGAATTCACCTTCACCCGCGGCTGGATGCGCAGCCAGGCGGCCCGTATCGCCGACCCGCGCTCACCCGCCCACCAGCTGGGCAAGCAGCTCAACCTTCCTCCGGCCTACCTCCTCATCCACCGGGTGACCCTGAGCACGATCGGCGTGCTGTGCCAGCTGGGCGCGACGGTCCGCCTGCGTGACGAACTGGAGGAGTGGCTGCCGGGCTTCCTGCCGGAGGAGGCAACGGAGGAGGAGCCGGCGGCGGAGGCCTGA
- a CDS encoding ThiF family adenylyltransferase — translation MHPMVKPALRRGWRDLNTVQFGMAPAHAMVLGPVDTATGSFLTLLDGTRGLPLLREEARRMGLPDGHVDALVGNLSGAGLLDDATGGGPQADTLRGKATVLDRLRADLASLSLVTRSPGEAARRLAARRSLRVQVRGAGRVGVLLASLLAGAGVGEIDVRDTGCVEPWDVAPGGLPADAIGERREEAARRAVRAAAPDRPPRRAHAARRSLHDDPDPGFSLVILAPRDGVEVHAPDPLSAEPLIASGTPHLYAGVAEGTGIVGPFVLPGETSCAGCLDRGRGDRDETWPRLVAQWRSGRPPQVQACDLALATAVAGVAAGHALAFLDGSEPASSGARWEASVPRFDWHARPVWAHPACGCGAAEKGKEGHTSKDEDPRETMAEQRPSRNLSRKAHAARLSGTWRAHV, via the coding sequence ATGCATCCGATGGTGAAGCCCGCGCTGCGGCGCGGCTGGCGCGATCTGAACACCGTCCAGTTCGGGATGGCACCCGCGCACGCGATGGTGTTGGGCCCGGTGGACACCGCGACGGGCAGCTTCCTCACCCTGCTCGACGGCACCCGCGGGCTGCCGCTGCTCCGCGAGGAGGCCCGCCGCATGGGCCTGCCGGACGGACACGTCGACGCGCTCGTGGGCAACCTGTCGGGCGCGGGCCTGCTCGACGACGCCACCGGCGGTGGCCCGCAGGCCGACACCCTCCGCGGCAAGGCGACCGTCCTCGATCGCCTCCGTGCCGATCTGGCATCCCTGTCCCTGGTCACCCGCTCACCCGGCGAGGCCGCCCGGCGTCTGGCCGCCCGCCGCTCCCTCCGCGTCCAGGTCCGCGGTGCGGGCCGTGTGGGCGTCCTCCTCGCCTCGCTCCTCGCGGGCGCCGGCGTCGGCGAGATCGACGTCCGCGACACGGGCTGCGTCGAGCCGTGGGACGTGGCCCCGGGTGGCCTGCCGGCGGACGCGATCGGTGAGCGCAGAGAGGAGGCGGCACGCCGTGCGGTCCGCGCGGCCGCTCCCGACCGGCCCCCGCGACGGGCACACGCCGCGCGCCGCTCTCTCCACGACGACCCGGATCCCGGCTTCTCGCTGGTGATCCTCGCCCCGCGCGACGGCGTCGAAGTGCACGCTCCCGACCCGCTCAGCGCCGAACCGCTGATCGCCTCGGGAACACCCCATCTGTACGCGGGTGTCGCGGAAGGCACGGGCATCGTCGGCCCCTTCGTCCTGCCGGGCGAGACGAGCTGCGCCGGCTGCCTCGACCGGGGGCGCGGCGACCGGGACGAGACCTGGCCACGTCTGGTCGCCCAGTGGCGCTCGGGGCGCCCGCCCCAGGTCCAGGCGTGCGACCTGGCGTTGGCGACCGCCGTCGCGGGAGTCGCCGCCGGGCATGCGCTCGCCTTCCTGGACGGCTCCGAGCCCGCAAGTTCGGGCGCACGCTGGGAGGCGTCCGTGCCCAGGTTCGACTGGCACGCTCGGCCGGTGTGGGCGCATCCCGCATGCGGGTGCGGCGCGGCGGAGAAAGGTAAGGAGGGACACACCTCTAAGGACGAGGATCCGCGCGAGACAATGGCGGAGCAACGGCCGTCGAGGAACCTCTCCCGCAAGGCACACGCGGCACGGCTGTCTGGGACTTGGAGGGCGCATGTCTGA
- a CDS encoding M48 metallopeptidase family protein, with protein sequence MPADPPHRAEKPQRSTTSQPPSGSGGSAIEVRRSARRRRTVSAYREGDRTVVLIPARMSKAEEQRWVTVMLDKLAAQESRRVIGDADLAERAERLSLQYLDGRARPASVRWVTNQNTRWGSCTPTEGSIRLSHRLQGMPEYVIDYVLLHELAHLLVPGHGPRFWRLLEAYPRTERARGYLEGVVAADRLPYQPAQDEE encoded by the coding sequence GTGCCCGCCGACCCACCGCACCGTGCCGAAAAGCCACAGCGCAGCACGACCAGCCAGCCGCCGAGCGGCTCGGGGGGGAGCGCGATCGAGGTTCGCAGAAGCGCGCGACGCCGCAGGACGGTGTCCGCGTACCGCGAGGGTGATCGCACCGTCGTGCTCATCCCCGCCCGGATGTCCAAGGCGGAGGAGCAGCGCTGGGTGACCGTCATGCTCGACAAGCTGGCCGCCCAGGAGAGCCGCCGGGTGATCGGCGACGCCGATCTGGCCGAGCGCGCGGAGCGGCTGTCGCTGCAGTACCTGGACGGCCGGGCGCGGCCCGCCTCGGTCCGCTGGGTCACCAACCAGAACACGCGGTGGGGCTCGTGCACCCCGACCGAGGGCAGTATCCGTCTGTCGCACCGGCTGCAGGGCATGCCCGAGTACGTCATCGACTACGTCCTGCTGCACGAGCTCGCACATCTGCTCGTACCGGGACATGGCCCGCGTTTCTGGCGGTTGCTGGAGGCGTATCCGCGCACCGAGCGTGCCCGCGGCTATCTGGAAGGGGTGGTCGCGGCCGACCGGCTGCCGTACCAGCCGGCGCAGGACGAGGAGTAG
- a CDS encoding AIM24 family protein, with protein MNQPLAGYAPAPVTARMENHGSHMLKVAMQTGNDLLARVGSMVAYEGFIQYEPNPPAVRQIARDWMTGEGAPLMKCSGDGLLYLADYGANVVVINLGGDAISVNATNLLAFDAHLQWGVERVKGLAKFAGQGLWNTKISGQGWVALTSRGTPIVVDCGGGEDETYVDPDALVAWSPNLKVKGKRSFKAQSLIGRGSGEAYQMAFSGQGIVVVQPSEDSTDRLRIRG; from the coding sequence ATGAACCAGCCGCTCGCGGGCTACGCCCCCGCACCCGTCACCGCCCGCATGGAGAACCACGGCAGCCACATGCTGAAGGTCGCCATGCAGACCGGAAACGACCTCCTCGCGCGCGTGGGCTCGATGGTCGCCTACGAGGGGTTCATCCAGTACGAGCCCAACCCGCCCGCCGTGCGCCAGATCGCGCGCGACTGGATGACCGGTGAGGGCGCGCCCCTGATGAAGTGCTCCGGCGACGGTCTGCTCTACCTCGCCGACTACGGGGCGAACGTCGTCGTCATCAACCTGGGCGGCGATGCGATCTCCGTCAACGCAACCAACCTCCTCGCCTTCGACGCCCACCTGCAGTGGGGCGTCGAACGCGTCAAGGGACTCGCCAAGTTCGCCGGACAGGGCCTGTGGAACACGAAGATCTCCGGGCAGGGCTGGGTCGCCCTGACCTCCCGGGGCACCCCGATCGTGGTCGACTGCGGCGGAGGTGAGGACGAGACGTACGTCGACCCGGACGCCCTCGTCGCCTGGTCCCCGAACCTCAAGGTGAAGGGCAAGCGCAGCTTCAAGGCGCAGTCGCTCATCGGGCGCGGCAGCGGCGAGGCCTACCAGATGGCGTTCTCCGGGCAGGGCATCGTGGTCGTCCAGCCCAGCGAGGACAGCACCGACCGCCTCCGGATCCGGGGCTGA